A DNA window from Lepidochelys kempii isolate rLepKem1 chromosome 9, rLepKem1.hap2, whole genome shotgun sequence contains the following coding sequences:
- the LOC140917050 gene encoding uncharacterized protein, with protein sequence MQSSSAEVTMMESQNRKRAPAWTKWEVRDLIAVWGEESMLSELRSSFRNAKTFVKISQGMKDRGHNRDPKQCHVKLKELRQAYQKTREANGPSRSEPQTCRFYDELHTILGGSATTTPAVLFDSFNGDGGNMEAGFGDEEDDDEEEEVVDSSQQASGETGFPDGQVLFLTLDLEPVPPEPAQGCFLDPAGGEGTSAACVSMITGSSPSQRSVKIRKKKKRTRDEMFSELMLSSRTDRAQTNAWRQIMSECRKAQNDREERWRAEESKWRAEDRAEAQMWRQHDERRQDSMLRLLENQTSMLQCMVELQQRQLEHRLPLQPLCNQPPSSPSSIASTPRRPRTRWGGLRPTSHSTTEDCPKKRRLSFNKF encoded by the exons atgcagagctcatcagcagaggtgaccatgatggagtcccagaatcgcaaaagagcaccagcatggaccaaatgggaggtacgggatctgatcgctgtttggggagaggaatccatgctatcagaactccgttccagttttcgaaatgccaaaacctttgtcaaaatctcccagggcatgaaggacagaggccataacagggacccgaagcagtgccacgtgaaacttaaggagctgaggcaagcctaccagaaaaccagagaggcgaatggcccttccaggtcagagccccaaacatgccgcttctatgatgagctgcataccattttagggggttcagccaccactaccccagctgtgttgtttgactccttcaatggagatggaggcaacatggaagcaggttttggggacgaagaagatgatgatgaggaggaggaagttgtagatagctcacagcaagcaagcggagaaaccggttttcctgacggCCAGgtactgtttctcaccctggacctggagccagtaccccctgaacccgcccaaggctgcttcctggacccggcaggcggagaagggacctccg ctgcatgtgtttcaatgatcacaggatcttctccttcccagaggtcagtgaagattagaaagaaaaaaaaacgcactcgagatgaaatgttctctgagctcatgctgtcctcccgcactgacagagcacagacgaatgcgtggaggcaaataatgtcagagtgcaggaaagcacaaaatgaccgggaggagaggtggcgggctgaagagagtaagtggcgggctgaagacagagctgaagctcaaatgtggcggcagcatgatgagaggaggcaggattcaatgctgaggctgctggagaaccaaaccagtatgctccagtgtatggttgagctgcagcaaaggcagctggagcacagactgccgctacagcccctgtgtaatcaaccgccctcctccccaagttccatagcctccacacccagacgcccaagaacgcggtgggggggcctccggccaaccagccactccaccacagaggattgcccaaaaaaaagaaggctgtcattcaataaattttaa